GGAATAAATGATCCAGACTCCAGCGATCAGCTTCAGCAATACCACCTGGTACTCCCAATTCGCGCGTGACAAGCAACCATTGGCGAGGATTCTCTGGATCTATCTGGTCCCCGGGCAAAAGATCAGGATAGCGAGCAAGCAAAATCTGCAGGTTTTCTTCAGTTACGAAAGGTGTCTCAACCATTTGCATCAGCCGATCTCCGTCATCATCCACAAGAAATATTTTTGCATTACTCATCTTGCATCCTCTCATTAATCTAAACTTTTAGATCTCATCTGGCTTGAGATTGTACCCCTTCCACAATCCTGATCTCCTCCTCCGTCAGCCCATAAAGCTCATAGACCAGAGCATCTATCTGCCTGTCGGTGGCCTCGATCTGCCGCTGGAGGGCGATCTCGTCATGGGGGGTGCGGGCCTCCTGGAGCTGCTTGTGAAGGGCGAGCATTCGCTCCACCAGGGAGACTAGCGAATCGTGGCGGGCGACATCGGCGGGGTCTGAAAAATCGATGGTGCGGATGGGTATTTGCGAAACATACATCGGCTTGTACTCAAAGTAGCCTCCCTGTTTAGTGGAGGAGATTGAATGGATAATGATATCCGCCACTTTTGAACTTAATATACCCAATAGATAAAGATCATCTGTGGGAATGATCGAAGTCTTATCGTTTGAGTAAATTCCCAATCGATCATAGGCATAAGATGCCGTTCTCACAATGGCAGGAACTATAATTTTTGGCTTTTCAAACTCTTCGTAGTAGTTAATCGTATCCTGAATTTCGTACCACTTATATGCTCCTGGTTTTCTTCCACTCCATGCTCCGCCCTTCCAGTCTTTTGGCCTTGGCTGGAGCCTCTGCTTGAATTGACTCAGGTATTTCTTGATTGCCGGATAATCATCAATGCTTATTCCGTGCCTGGTGAAAATCAGATACTTATCACCGATTGGTTGTCGGTATCTCTTGATATCCCTGCCTGCCAGGAAGGGCTTGATCAGCTCAGCGCTCTTCGGATCTTCCGCTATCAGTCGCTCTCGTGTTTGGGCATCGATTACAAAGGCTTCATTGAGGCCAGTCTTGATGCCATAGTAGATCTTTCCCCCAACATACTCGCCCAGGGGCACGCCCTTACCCTTCAGCTTGTCCAGCAGGGCCTGTGTGGCTTCATCTGCCAGCGACCAGCCGGAATCATCAAGAGTCAATTGATTAACTTTGTAGCTGTTCTCATTGACGTATTCGCCCAAATCATTGAATCCCAATGTCTTGACCTGCGTTGCCTGGAAGCTCGCCTGAGGTGGCCTCCTGACAATGCGTATTATGCATGGATAGGTGGTCGCCCCAAGGAATACGGGCAGATCTCCAAAATCGATTATCTCCTCAATGCACTGCTCTTTTAGCCATCTCCTCAAGGGCAGGCCGTAGTTCGCTCTCATCCACTTGTTGGCCACGATGTAAGAGAAGATGCCCCCTTCCAAAAGGAGAGAGACGCCACGCTCCATGAAGTATGCATACAGGTCTGCCGTCCCCTGATAGACCTGGAAATGCTTCTGGAAATAGCCTTTGAACTCTCCTAAACTCTCCTGCCGGACATAAGGCGGATTGCCTATCACCACATCAAATCCGCCCCTGGAGAATACCTCCGGATACTCCGCTCTCCAGTCAAAGGGATTGATCCTCTCGATCTCCTTCTGCCCCAGATTCGGATTGTCCTCCAGGATGTCCCAGCCGATCAATGAATTGCCGCACTTGATATTCCTGCTCAAATCCGGCAGCGCCCTCTCCGAAAAGAGGGTGAGCTGCTTGGAGATCGTCTCCTCATTCTCCCCCTCCAGCACCTTCAGGAGAAGCGAGAGCTTGGTCACCTCCACCGCCTGGCGGTCGATGTCCACTCCATAGATGTTGTTCAGGAGAATCCTCTTCTTCTCGGCGGTGGTCAGCCTCCACTCCCCGCCCCGGCCCTGAAAGATGGGCAGCTCCGGCCCCTTCTCCTTCTTCCTGCCCTTACTCGCCCCCTCATTTCCCGGCAGCATATGCCTTATCTGGACGGACGAGGGCCGAAATCCGCTCTGCAGCAACGGCACAAGCTTCTGCCCGTACCACTCTCTATGCCAGTCCAGAAGATGCTGGTAGGCCACAATCAGAAAGGAGCCCGAGCCGCAGGCCGGATCAAGGACGCTGATCTTCGACGCATCGGAGGGCGTCTTATCCTCCAGGGCCGGGCCCAGTGTGTTTTTCACAATATAGTCCACGATATAGGACGGGGTGTACTTGACCCCGCCCGCTTTTTTCACCTCGGGCTTGTCCTCCACCACCGCCCGGTGGCCGTCGGTGAGGCGAATGACCTTTCCTAAAAACTGTTCATAGACCTGGCCTAAGATCTCCGCCGGCAGGACAGAGAACTCATAAGGGCTGTCCGGATAGTAGAGCCGCCGGATAATGTCTTTTAAAGGTTTGTCATCGATATTCAGCCGCAGGCTGAGGGTATCCGGATTCTCCCTACCCTCCTCCTTCTCGAAATGGAAGATGCTTGAATTATAGCGCTCGTCCGCCCGCCTGAACAGCTCACAGAGCCTGGGGTAGACCCTCTCCCCTGAGAGGAGGTCCTCCATCTTCATCAACTTCTCAATTCCCCGGTCCTCACAGATCCGCAGGAAGATGATGCGGTTGACAGTCGCCTGGACGACATAGTTGAGGTCTTTGGTGTCAAGCTCCGGATTTCGCAGGGCGATATTCCTGGCCAGGACCTCCCTCCAGCCGGCGATCTCCTCCAGGAAGGCAGAGTCCACCTGGGCGGTTCCTCTCTTTCCCCTTTTATCTTGAGCATACCTGTCAAAAGAGCCCTTGAGGATGGCGTTCTTGGAGAATATGGCCTCGATCTCGTCCCACTGCTCCAGGTAGTCTTCGTAGGTCAGATAGAGTATCCGCCCTTTGGAGGGCTTATCCCTTTTATCCGGCTTTATGGTGCAGTCGTAGACCGAGAACTCCTCGAAGTCAGTGAGAATGGACAGGGGCAGCTTTGCCGTCCAGGCATAGCGCCGCAGCTGGAAGGCGGGGTAGATGTCCTCTTTTATGTCCACCGAGGGCTTCTTGGTCTCCAAAAAGAACTTGCGCTGGCCGCCGATGCGAAAAGAGTAATCCGGAGCCCTGGTGGTGCCGCCCACCTTGATGGCGTCCTCGTGGATCACATCCTTGTAGGCCTCGGCAAATCCCTGCTCGTTATCGATATCCCAGCCCAGGGCCTTGAAGAAAGGATCGACAAACTCCCTTCGCACCTGGGTCTCATTGTAGTGCCCTGATTTGTAGGCATCTCGATTATTCTGGAACCTCTCCACAAGCTGGACGATCTCTTTGGGTGCCGGCAAATCAGTCTCCCTCAAATGCCCCAACTACCTCACCCACAAAAAACCTTTTGGTTGCGCTTCCGAAGAAATGCACTATTTTGGCTCCTTTGAGTCGAGATGAAGGCCGGTGTGCTCAAAGGCCAGCTCCCCCCCCAGCCCTTCGCCCGCGGCACCGATCCGGTGAAGATGCTCTGGCTCAGATCAGGGTCAACACTCTGCTCATTATCTCCGGCTATGCGCTTCCCAGCAGGATCTGCGAGAGCGGCCGGCACTTACAGCTCTCAGGCTGATGCCTTAGAGGAGCTTTATGAGCAGGCCCAGAGGACGGGAGCAGAGGCGGAGTATGCGGAGGAGTATGTGGAGGAGTATGTGGAGGAGTATGTGTTCCTTCGTACTATTGGCAGCGTGGGGGCGATACTGCGCCATTGAAGGACTCTTCGATCCACTACCTCAATCCAATGGACCGGCAAAAATCGCTATAGGACCGGCCCTTGATGGCCAGGTGCATGAATATGCCTGACCATGCCCATACCGCCAGGGCAAAGACAATGGTGAACATGAGAAAGAATGTCATCATGATCAACAGGCCGAGGATGAAGAGCAGAATGGATATGGCAGCATACTTCAGGCGGGTGATTCTATCTACCTTTTCATACATCTGTTCTCCTGAATGGGAGATTGCAGGCTATCAACTTTACGGAATCCTCCCCATTCCCATCAAACATCCCATCCATTCGGGGCTTGATGGGAAAGGTGATTTAAGCCCTTGATGCAAGGCCATTCTGTATGGGATCGGGCTCTGCGGATTTGATGGATGAACATCAGGATAAAGAGAATGAATCAAGCAGCAAGGATCGCTACTTCGTCTTGCTCTTGGTCTTGACGGGCGTCTTTATGTCCGTTCTCGATGGCTCTGTGGTCAGCATCGCCCTGCCCACCATCACCCAGTACTTCCATGTGAGCATCGCCCAGTCGCAGATGATCATGACCGGCTATCTGGTGACGATCACAAGCCTGCTATTGATATTCGGAAAGATGGCAGAGCGCATGGGAAAGGCGCGGCTCTTCTCCCTTGGAATCGCCATCTTCACCGCCAGCTCTCTGGCCTGCGGCATCTCCACCAGCCTGGAGATGCTGGTCTTATGCCGGATCTTCCAGGCCACAGGAGGGGCGATGATGTTCTCCATCAGCGCAGCCATAATTTTCCTCGCCTTCCCCAAGAGCGAGCAGGGCCGGGCCATGGGCTACATCGGATCGACAGTGGCAATAGGCAGCATCCTGGGGCCGACTCTGGGAGGATTCATCGTCGACCTACTGGGCTGGAGCTACATATTTCTCATCAATGTGCCCATAGGAATCGCTCAGATGCTCCTATCAGCCAAGTATCTGAAGATCGAGGAGAAGAGGTTGATAGGGCTGGAGGCGGACTGGATAGGGGCCCTGACCCTGATCACCCTTATCGTCTCTCTGATGGCATTTCTCGGCCAGCTCTCATATGGCCTTGCCCCGACCCCGGCCATGCTCCTCTTGGCCCTGATCTTTGTCCTTTCCCTGATCGGATTCATCATCAACGAGTCCAGGGAGAAGGCTCCCCTGCTGGACCTCTCCATCTTCCGGTATCCCATGTTTGTCCTGCCCAGCATCAGTCTGATGCTCTATTTTGTGGCCAACCTGATGGTCTCAGTTCTCGGGCCGTTCTACTTTGAAGGGGTGAGAGGCTACACAGCCTCCCAGGTGGGACTGATCTATCTCATCATCCCCGCGATCACCGTCTTCGGAGCGCCCCTGGCCGGGATCGTATACGACAGGCATCAGTTCAGATACCTGGCCGCCCTGGGAATGTCGATCATGTCCCTTGCCATGATCATGCTCGGATACCTGGCCTCCAGTATGACGACCGATATCCGGCTGCTTTTGACCTGCTTTGTCTTCATGGGATTGGGCGGGGCATTCTTCCAAAGCCCCAACAACACCGAGCTGATGAGGGCCCTGCCCATCTCCAAGATCAACATCGCCTCCAGCTTCACCGCTACCATCAGAAACCTGGGAATGGCCCTGGGAGTCTCCCTATCCGGCCTTTTGGTCTCAATGCAGATGGCCCAGTCAGGCTACTATGGAAGCATATCCGAGGCCTCGCCCCTGATCCTCGCGAGCAGCATCAGTGATGTGATGATGATCGCCGGAGGCTTATGCTTCATGGGCGCCACTGCAGCCGTATACAGGGGGATGAGATCAGAATGATTCTCAGGCCAGGGGCCTTTGAGACTGAAGCCATTTCCAATATCGGTCTTCAGCCCCCGTCCAGTTGATCGCTCAACTGTTTCCGATTGCCAGGAGAGATGCAGCCCGGCAATCGCAAAATTCGCCTGGTCATGAGAGGAGATCATCGATTCCTTTTTATCCGCCCTTGCCCTCATCCAATCAGGTTGATCATCAATGTCTGGTTACTGGGACCCTCATATTGAGCGCATGCCCCTGGAGAACCTTCATTCCCTCCAGGAGGACAGGCTCAAGTCCGTAGTGCGCTACGTCTATGACCACTCCGCTTTCTACCGGCAGAGGTTCAAGGAGGCCAACATCATGCCAGAGGATATCAAGAGCCTGGCAGATGTGACCAAGCTGCCCTTCACCAGGAAGGCAGATCTACGGGACAACTATCCCACAGGCATGTTCAGCGCCCCTAAGAACCAGTTGGTGCGCTACCATGTATCCAGCGGCACCACAGGCAAGCCCACAGTGGTCGGCTACACCAGGGGCGATATCGAGACCTGGTCGGAGTCCCTGGCCAGAGCCCTGACCTCCCTGGGCCTTTCCCGTGATGATGTGGTTCAGGTGGGATACGGCTACGGCCTTTTCACCGGCGGCCTGGGGCTGCATTATGGTGCAGAGCGCATTGGTGCTGCCGTCCTGCCCGTGGGCACCGGCAACACTGAACGCCAGATCGAGCTGATGCAGGATCTGGGCACCACCGCTATTGCCTGCACCCCATCTTACTTCCTGCACATGATGGAGGTGGCGGAGAGGATGGGCGTCTCCATCAAGAATGATACCCGTCTCAGGGTGGGCATATTCGGGGCGGAGCCGTGGTCCATAGAGACCAGGGAGAGGATCGAGAGCAATACGGGGATTGATGCCTATGACATCTACGGGACGAGCGAGATCTCCGGACCTTTATTCACTGAGTGCCAGGCGAAGAATGGTATTCACGTCTGGGGAGATATGTTCCTGACTGAGGTGGTGGATCCGAACACCGGCGAGCCAGTGGCCGAGGGAGAGAGGGGGGAGCTGGTGTTCACCACATTGCACAAGTTCGCCCTACCCCTCATCCGTTATAGAATTGGTGACCTCTCTGCAATAAGCTGGGAGGCCTGTGAGTGCGGCCGCACCCACCCGCGGATCATGAAGATCATGGGCCGGACGGATGATATGCTCATCATCAGGGGCATCAATGTCTTCCCCAGCCAGGTGGAGTCGGTGCTGATGAGTATTCCCGAGGTGGGGGATCACTGGGAGATAGTCGTCGACCGCAAGGGACCTTTGGATATGATGACTGTGCGAGTGGAGCTGACTGAGTCCGGCTTCTCCGATAAGATCGGCGACCTGATGAGGCTGGAGAATAAGGTCTCCAAGGAGCTGAAAGGGGTGCTGAACATAGCGGCAGAGGTGGAGCTGGTCGAGCCCGGAACCATCCCCCGCTCCATGGGCAAGGCCAAGAGAGTGACTGACAACAGAAAGGTTTAGGATACATTCTGATTCATTTGGAATAGAGGTCATGATAGTTTAGGATAAGGTTTGGGAGGTTACTGGAGATGTCAGAGATAAAGCAGATTTCGCTCTTTGTGGAGAACCGGCCGGGACGGACGGCCAAGGTTGCCAAGACGCTATCGGATGCCGGGGTGAACATCCGCGCCCTAACCATCGCCGAGGCGGGCGATTTCGGTGTCATCCGCATGGTCCTGGATGATGCCGAGAAGGGATATAAGGTCCTGAAGGAGAACGCCTTTACGGTCTCCATGACCGATGTCCTGGCAGTGGAGATGAAGGATCAGCCCGGTGGGCTTTATGAGATCGTCAATACCCTGGGAGAGAACGATGTGAATGTGGATTATGCCTATGCCTTCGTCACGGCAAAGGCGCAGAGGGCCATGCTCATCCTGCGGGTGGACGATATCGCCAAGGCCCGCAAGGTTCTGGATGATAAGAAGATCAAGATCGCCACCAAAGAGGAGATCCAGGCGATCTGAGATCCTGGATTCATATTTTTTTTGTCAGGCTTCATATTTCGGTCGTGAATCTACAATCGGCTGTTATTTATATAACCTATTCCTATATGCTACATGGGGTGTAGCAAAATGGGCAAAAGAGGTCCAAAGCCTCGATTCTTGGATGTAGCATGCCCGAATGAGCAGTGCAATCTATTTGGAATTGCTGGGAAAGGAAACGTCACTGTGTACGGAACTTACAAGATAAGCTCCGGCAAGGTCAGGAAATATATTTGCCACACATGTGGTACCAGATTCTGTGATAGAACTAACACTGCATTCTATGACACAAGAACAAACGAAGAAAAGATCAAGCTGGCTCTAAAAATGGCCATGCGTGGAATGAGTGTCTTAGGAATAGCTGAGATCCTTGAGTCAAAACCATCTACTGTAAGCACTTGGATCTCGAAAGCAGCAAAGCATAGTGAAAAAGTCAATGAAGTTGTCTTGAAGGATGTAGAGACCCCAAAGGTAGAGATGGACGAGGCATGGACTTTTGTGGGGAAAAACACTACCCAGAGAAGGTGAATACGAAGATAAAGGAACTTGGATCTGGATAAGCATGGCTGCAAATTGCAGGTTGGTGCTTTCACATGTTATCGGTGAGCGATCTCAGGAAAATGCAGATCAGCTCGTTTCAAATACTGCCAAAAGACTCAGATCAATGCCGCTCTTTGTGACAGATGGATTAAGACTATATGCAGCAGCTCTTCGAAAGCAATATGGAAAACTACAGCCGTTCGCACCAACAGGCAAGCGAGGGCGACCTCGAAGTCCTAAATTAATCGTAGATGAACTATTACAATATGCTCAAGTCATTAAAATGAGGGTCAACGGTAGACTAAAAAAAGTGGTCAAAGAGAATCATATTTGGCAAAGATATAGACCACAAAATGATATCTACCAGCTACATTGAACGGCAAAACCTGACATGCAGACAAGATAATAACCGCATATCAAGGAAAACCATAGGTTTCTCTAAGGAGACTGCAGAATTGAATAACCAAATGACCCTATATTTCGCGCACTTCAACTACTGCCGAAAGCATCGTGCTCTAAAATATAGAAATGAGATGGGCATAACGAAGTTCAATAGTCCCGCAAGCAAGCTGGCTTAATCGATCATGTCTGGAGCTTGCAGGAACTCTTGACTTTTCCATATTACAAAACTCAAACCCATTAGAGGCTCACGACCGATGCGAGGGCTTTATATGATCAAAGACAATTACAGATGTGATAGATGAGGGAAATAGGGAGGATCAGATGGAAGAGTTTTCAGTTCTCATCGGCGGCATCGCCGGTGATGGCATAAACGAGGCCGGGCAGACAGCCGCCCGGCTCATGAGCCGCCAAGGCTATCGCATCTTCATGTACTATGACTATCCCTCGCTGATCAGGGGCGGGCATAACTTCTCAATAGTCCGGGCCTCGTCAGAGAGGACTGGGGCCTGCAGGGATGAGGTGGACCTGCTCATTGCCCTCAATCAGGATACCCTGGATAGACATGCCAGCCGCCTCAAGGAGGATTCGATCATCATTTACGATGCCGATAAGGTCAAAGATAAGGTTCCGGGAGAGAGGAGTTGCGCCATTCCCGTAACAGAGATCCTGAAGGAGGAGCAAGCTCTGCCGGTGATGAAGAATAGCTGCATTCTGGGGTCCTTCTGCCGGTCCACGGGCATAGGCTGGCCGGTCATGGAAGAGGTCTTGAGAAAGCATATCCCAAAGAGGACGGAGCTGAACCTGAAGGTCGCCCGGAGGGGATATGATGCTGCCAGCGAGTTCTGCAGGATCGATAAGCTGGCGGGCAGTCCGGAGCCCATCGCCTCCGGCAATCAGGCCATCAGCCTGGGCCTGATCCGGGCGGGCCTTGAGGCCTATGTGGCCTATCCCATGACCCCCTCCTCATCCATCTTAGACAGTATGGCCCACTGGGCAGAGGAGTTCGGCCTGAAGGTGCTTCATCCGGAGAGCGAGATCGCTGTGATCCTCATGGCAGAGGGATTCGCCTATGCCGGGCGGCGATCAGCAGTGGGAACCTCGGGAGGAGGATTCTGTCTCATGACCGAGGCCCTCAGCCTGGCAGGGATGGCT
This genomic stretch from Methanothrix sp. harbors:
- a CDS encoding Eco57I restriction-modification methylase domain-containing protein; the protein is MPAPKEIVQLVERFQNNRDAYKSGHYNETQVRREFVDPFFKALGWDIDNEQGFAEAYKDVIHEDAIKVGGTTRAPDYSFRIGGQRKFFLETKKPSVDIKEDIYPAFQLRRYAWTAKLPLSILTDFEEFSVYDCTIKPDKRDKPSKGRILYLTYEDYLEQWDEIEAIFSKNAILKGSFDRYAQDKRGKRGTAQVDSAFLEEIAGWREVLARNIALRNPELDTKDLNYVVQATVNRIIFLRICEDRGIEKLMKMEDLLSGERVYPRLCELFRRADERYNSSIFHFEKEEGRENPDTLSLRLNIDDKPLKDIIRRLYYPDSPYEFSVLPAEILGQVYEQFLGKVIRLTDGHRAVVEDKPEVKKAGGVKYTPSYIVDYIVKNTLGPALEDKTPSDASKISVLDPACGSGSFLIVAYQHLLDWHREWYGQKLVPLLQSGFRPSSVQIRHMLPGNEGASKGRKKEKGPELPIFQGRGGEWRLTTAEKKRILLNNIYGVDIDRQAVEVTKLSLLLKVLEGENEETISKQLTLFSERALPDLSRNIKCGNSLIGWDILEDNPNLGQKEIERINPFDWRAEYPEVFSRGGFDVVIGNPPYVRQESLGEFKGYFQKHFQVYQGTADLYAYFMERGVSLLLEGGIFSYIVANKWMRANYGLPLRRWLKEQCIEEIIDFGDLPVFLGATTYPCIIRIVRRPPQASFQATQVKTLGFNDLGEYVNENSYKVNQLTLDDSGWSLADEATQALLDKLKGKGVPLGEYVGGKIYYGIKTGLNEAFVIDAQTRERLIAEDPKSAELIKPFLAGRDIKRYRQPIGDKYLIFTRHGISIDDYPAIKKYLSQFKQRLQPRPKDWKGGAWSGRKPGAYKWYEIQDTINYYEEFEKPKIIVPAIVRTASYAYDRLGIYSNDKTSIIPTDDLYLLGILSSKVADIIIHSISSTKQGGYFEYKPMYVSQIPIRTIDFSDPADVARHDSLVSLVERMLALHKQLQEARTPHDEIALQRQIEATDRQIDALVYELYGLTEEEIRIVEGVQSQAR
- a CDS encoding MFS transporter, whose amino-acid sequence is MDEHQDKENESSSKDRYFVLLLVLTGVFMSVLDGSVVSIALPTITQYFHVSIAQSQMIMTGYLVTITSLLLIFGKMAERMGKARLFSLGIAIFTASSLACGISTSLEMLVLCRIFQATGGAMMFSISAAIIFLAFPKSEQGRAMGYIGSTVAIGSILGPTLGGFIVDLLGWSYIFLINVPIGIAQMLLSAKYLKIEEKRLIGLEADWIGALTLITLIVSLMAFLGQLSYGLAPTPAMLLLALIFVLSLIGFIINESREKAPLLDLSIFRYPMFVLPSISLMLYFVANLMVSVLGPFYFEGVRGYTASQVGLIYLIIPAITVFGAPLAGIVYDRHQFRYLAALGMSIMSLAMIMLGYLASSMTTDIRLLLTCFVFMGLGGAFFQSPNNTELMRALPISKINIASSFTATIRNLGMALGVSLSGLLVSMQMAQSGYYGSISEASPLILASSISDVMMIAGGLCFMGATAAVYRGMRSE
- a CDS encoding phenylacetate--CoA ligase family protein, with amino-acid sequence MSGYWDPHIERMPLENLHSLQEDRLKSVVRYVYDHSAFYRQRFKEANIMPEDIKSLADVTKLPFTRKADLRDNYPTGMFSAPKNQLVRYHVSSGTTGKPTVVGYTRGDIETWSESLARALTSLGLSRDDVVQVGYGYGLFTGGLGLHYGAERIGAAVLPVGTGNTERQIELMQDLGTTAIACTPSYFLHMMEVAERMGVSIKNDTRLRVGIFGAEPWSIETRERIESNTGIDAYDIYGTSEISGPLFTECQAKNGIHVWGDMFLTEVVDPNTGEPVAEGERGELVFTTLHKFALPLIRYRIGDLSAISWEACECGRTHPRIMKIMGRTDDMLIIRGINVFPSQVESVLMSIPEVGDHWEIVVDRKGPLDMMTVRVELTESGFSDKIGDLMRLENKVSKELKGVLNIAAEVELVEPGTIPRSMGKAKRVTDNRKV
- a CDS encoding ACT domain-containing protein; translated protein: MSEIKQISLFVENRPGRTAKVAKTLSDAGVNIRALTIAEAGDFGVIRMVLDDAEKGYKVLKENAFTVSMTDVLAVEMKDQPGGLYEIVNTLGENDVNVDYAYAFVTAKAQRAMLILRVDDIAKARKVLDDKKIKIATKEEIQAI